The following coding sequences are from one Salvia hispanica cultivar TCC Black 2014 chromosome 3, UniMelb_Shisp_WGS_1.0, whole genome shotgun sequence window:
- the LOC125212223 gene encoding 8-hydroxyquercetin 8-O-methyltransferase-like, with protein sequence MAFPKGVESAQELLDVQAHIWNQTFNYINSMSLKCAIQLGIPDAIHKHGKPMTLSQLLNALSINKAKSNGLFRLIRILVHSKFFEKVKILSDNKQEEEDAYCLTRASRLLVRDDPLSLAAYPVALIDAFFVDAFHHMSEWFVDDQPSPFHTKNGKSVWEYAEIDQGYNQMINKAMEADARLVSSILVQEYKQVFEGLETMVDVAGGTGMVARGVAATFPGLKCVVFDLPHVVAGMEGSEKLSFVGGDMFHSIPHADAVFLKWILHDWTDEECVTILKNCKEAIAPSLNNGKKVIIVDMVVGEDREDNEATETKLLFDVQMMALVTGKERTMKEWANIFYASGFTKYNITPFGLRSVIEVYP encoded by the exons atggcATTCCCCAAAGGTGTAGAATCTGCGCAAGAGCTCCTTGACGTTCAAGCTCATATTTGGAACCAGACATTCAACTACATAAACTCGATGTCCCTAAAATGCGCGATACAATTAGGCATACCCGATGCCATCCACAAACACGGAAAGCCTATGACGCTTTCCCAATTACTCAATGCCCTATCCATCAACAAGGCCAAATCCAATGGCCTCTTTCGTCTAATCCGGATCCTAGTCCACTCCAAGTTCTTCGAAAAGGTCAAGATTTTGTCTGACAACAAgcaagaggaagaagatgCTTATTGTCTCACACGGGCTTCTCGTCTCCTTGTGAGGGATGATCCCTTGAGCCTGGCAGCTTACCCAGTGGCTCTGATAGACGCCTTCTTCGTCGATGCATTCCATCACATGAGTGAATGGTTCGTTGACGATCAGCCCTCTCCATTTCACACCAAGAATGGGAAGAGTGTTTGGGAGTATGCAGAGATTGACCAAGGCTACAATCAAATGATCAATAAGGCAATGGAGGCTGATGCAAGACTTGTGAGTAGTATACTCGTTCAAGAATACAAGCAAGTGTTCGAGGGGCTGGAGACGATGGTGGATGTCGCGGGTGGCACGGGTATGGTGGCGAGAGGCGTGGCCGCAACCTTCCCTGGCTTGAAATGTGTTGTCTTTGATCTTCCACATGTTGTAGCTGGCATGGAAGGGTCTGAGAAGTTGAGCTTTGTTGGTGGGGACATGTTTCACTCTATTCCTCATGCAGATGCAGTTTTTCTCAAG tGGATATTGCACGACTGGACGGATGAAGAATGTGTTACAATACTGAAGAACTGCAAGGAAGCCATAGCTCCAAGCCTCAACAATGGGAAGAAGGTGATTATTGTGGACATGGTTGTGGGTGAAGATAGAGAAGACAATGAAGCTACAGAAACTAAGCTCCTTTTTGATGTTCAAATGATGGCTCTGGTTACTGGGAAAGAAAGAACCATGAAAGAATGGGCCAACATATTCTATGCTTCTGgcttcacaaaatataatatcactCCCTTTGGATTAAGGTCTGTGATTGAGGTTTATCCTTAA